One genomic region from Vibrio cyclitrophicus encodes:
- a CDS encoding lipocalin family protein: MKKILLLLSVILLGGCVGMPETVKPVQQFELDRYLGKWYEVARLDHSFERGLNSISAEYSLRDDGGVKVINRGYSDEDGEWNEAEGKAYFVEGSDQGYLKVSFFGPFYGAYVVFELDKENYQYAFVSGPDTDYLWLLSRTPEVSSEVMEKFTRMSKERGFNTDELIYVEHSK; encoded by the coding sequence ATGAAGAAAATATTATTGCTGCTAAGTGTCATCTTATTGGGTGGGTGTGTCGGTATGCCTGAAACAGTAAAGCCCGTTCAACAGTTTGAATTGGATAGATACTTGGGTAAATGGTACGAAGTTGCTCGTTTGGACCACTCGTTTGAGCGAGGCCTCAATAGCATCAGTGCCGAATATAGCCTGCGTGATGATGGTGGTGTGAAGGTGATTAACCGCGGCTATTCAGATGAAGATGGCGAATGGAACGAAGCGGAAGGTAAAGCCTATTTTGTCGAAGGCAGTGATCAGGGCTATTTGAAGGTATCATTCTTTGGCCCATTCTATGGCGCTTATGTGGTGTTTGAATTGGACAAAGAGAACTACCAATACGCGTTTGTCTCTGGCCCAGACACTGATTACTTATGGTTACTTTCTCGAACCCCAGAAGTCTCATCTGAGGTCATGGAGAAATTCACAAGGATGTCTAAAGAGCGAGGCTTCAATACCGATGAATTGATTTATGTGGAGCATTCCAAATAA
- a CDS encoding EAL domain-containing protein, producing MPDRTALSNVFTQTLEQAVDGVVVIDSKNNIMLFNSAAEKLWGYNKDEVLGENVKILVPDDIKPHHDNLVNANRETGINKIVGTSRDIEIVGKNGSKKWGAFSISKVEVDGSILYTAFIKDVTDLVLQRKRMEMLSLVTDKSDNAIFVTNENWELIYINKGFTKLLGYKEHNILGQTPTQVIAPNFSSESISSIRKSLFSGNALKLEELITTQDNRELWCSIMSNPVFDQSGKLTNVVGILSEITETKLHEVLHAQVLNAIASDKALEVIMEIACHEVVKMSSDIIPIILKIDDENKLQPLASLNLPTEIKSKLENLKISDNNGSAATSAFINEAVFMEDILSSPLLNNQKTTLPPLGIKSCWSLPIRGQKSEVIGVISFYSKKRTKPTKIEHTLGNVLAPLCGLAIEREVHRQNIRQLAYYDSLTQLPNRSLLHAEAEHALREAESNATTLAVLFLDLDRFKQINDSFGHPEGDRFLKAIASRIQNKCTNGDICGRLSGDEFVIVVKNKAPECLNNFIEELKLSISSTYETELFKITPSASIGISVYPNDGHDIGTLIHRADMAMYQAKTAGKGRFSFFSHELNQLAQERQELEIELQKAIDENQLELVYQPQINMGSGTLYGVEALTRWVHPKFGAVTPNKFIPLAEECGLIGDLSRWALRTACKQMSIWRSKEIDIPSVSVNLSPINFHNLDLCDLILSELNTYNLKTTDLTLELTEGIFLDTNPNTMKTLHDIHDQGIGLSIDDFGTGYSSLSYLNKIPLKELKLDKSFVTEIEASGTSRALSQAVIQIGESLNLDVVAEGVESQGQYKVLKEQGYHVAQGFLFAKPLNPIEIEVWLKNISAHVFKHKN from the coding sequence ATGCCCGATCGTACTGCTCTCTCCAACGTATTCACACAAACACTAGAACAAGCAGTTGATGGTGTGGTTGTAATTGATTCGAAAAATAACATCATGCTTTTTAACTCTGCAGCAGAGAAACTTTGGGGGTACAATAAAGATGAAGTACTCGGAGAAAATGTAAAAATATTAGTACCAGATGATATCAAACCACATCACGACAACTTAGTAAATGCCAACAGAGAGACTGGTATTAACAAAATTGTTGGAACTAGCAGAGACATTGAAATAGTAGGTAAAAATGGTTCAAAGAAATGGGGGGCATTTTCTATTTCGAAAGTAGAAGTTGATGGAAGCATTCTTTACACAGCTTTTATTAAAGATGTTACCGATTTAGTTTTACAACGTAAACGCATGGAAATGCTTTCTCTTGTTACTGACAAATCAGATAATGCTATATTTGTGACTAATGAAAATTGGGAACTAATTTATATCAATAAAGGCTTCACAAAGCTATTAGGCTACAAAGAACACAATATACTTGGCCAAACGCCAACTCAAGTAATTGCTCCAAACTTCTCTTCAGAATCAATATCATCTATAAGAAAAAGCTTGTTTTCTGGTAATGCTTTAAAGCTAGAGGAGCTAATAACAACACAGGACAATAGGGAACTATGGTGCTCTATAATGTCTAATCCTGTATTCGACCAATCTGGAAAGTTGACAAATGTTGTTGGTATTCTATCAGAAATTACAGAAACTAAATTGCATGAAGTTCTTCACGCTCAAGTATTAAATGCAATTGCAAGTGACAAAGCTCTAGAAGTCATAATGGAAATTGCATGTCATGAGGTAGTCAAAATGAGCAGTGATATAATACCCATCATTTTAAAAATAGATGATGAAAATAAGTTACAACCTCTTGCCTCATTGAATTTACCTACAGAAATTAAAAGCAAGCTAGAAAACCTCAAAATCTCAGATAATAATGGCTCAGCAGCAACATCTGCCTTCATAAATGAAGCCGTATTTATGGAAGATATTTTATCAAGTCCTCTTTTGAATAATCAAAAAACAACTCTTCCACCACTAGGTATAAAGAGTTGTTGGTCACTACCAATCAGAGGGCAAAAAAGTGAAGTTATTGGTGTAATTTCTTTCTATAGCAAAAAGAGAACAAAGCCTACTAAAATAGAGCATACATTAGGTAATGTATTAGCCCCACTATGTGGCTTGGCGATAGAAAGAGAGGTTCATAGGCAAAATATAAGACAGTTAGCATATTATGATAGTTTAACCCAACTCCCAAATCGGAGCCTTTTACACGCTGAAGCAGAACACGCATTAAGAGAAGCTGAATCTAATGCAACAACACTTGCAGTCTTGTTTCTAGACCTAGATCGATTTAAACAAATCAATGATAGTTTTGGTCACCCCGAAGGTGATCGTTTCCTTAAAGCAATTGCATCTAGGATCCAAAATAAATGTACAAACGGCGATATATGCGGGAGGCTATCAGGTGATGAATTTGTCATTGTTGTTAAAAATAAAGCCCCCGAATGCTTAAACAATTTTATTGAAGAGTTAAAGCTATCAATTTCAAGTACGTATGAAACTGAATTGTTTAAAATTACGCCATCTGCAAGTATAGGTATTAGTGTTTATCCAAATGATGGGCACGATATAGGCACATTAATTCATCGTGCTGATATGGCTATGTATCAAGCAAAAACTGCTGGTAAAGGTCGATTCTCTTTCTTTAGTCACGAACTCAACCAACTAGCACAAGAAAGGCAAGAGTTAGAAATAGAACTTCAGAAAGCAATCGATGAAAATCAGCTTGAACTTGTTTATCAACCACAAATTAATATGGGAAGCGGGACGCTATATGGTGTTGAAGCATTAACTAGGTGGGTACACCCTAAGTTCGGTGCTGTTACTCCTAATAAATTCATTCCATTAGCCGAGGAGTGTGGATTAATAGGTGATTTAAGCCGATGGGCATTAAGAACCGCATGCAAACAAATGTCCATTTGGAGAAGCAAAGAAATCGACATCCCTTCTGTCTCAGTAAACCTATCTCCTATTAATTTCCATAACTTAGATTTATGTGACCTAATCCTGTCAGAGTTAAATACATATAACCTTAAAACCACAGACTTAACATTAGAGTTAACTGAAGGTATTTTCTTAGATACAAACCCTAATACAATGAAGACTCTTCATGACATTCATGATCAAGGTATTGGGCTCTCAATTGACGACTTCGGTACAGGTTATTCGAGCTTAAGCTATTTGAATAAGATCCCATTAAAAGAGCTAAAGCTCGATAAGAGTTTCGTAACAGAGATCGAAGCAAGCGGTACAAGTCGAGCTCTTAGTCAAGCAGTGATTCAAATAGGTGAAAGTCTTAATTTAGATGTAGTAGCGGAAGGTGTTGAAAGTCAGGGGCAGTATAAAGTTCTAAAAGAACAAGGTTACCATGTTGCACAAGGCTTTTTATTCGCTAAACCATTAAATCCAATTGAGATAGAAGTATGGCTTAAGAATATATCTGCACATGTTTTTAAACATAAGAACTAA
- the tnpA gene encoding IS66 family insertion sequence element accessory protein TnpA, which produces MGKRHTKQEWQTLIEQSESSSLSTIAFCKLNELNPSTFYAKRQQLKKADVSQGFVRAEVVEKTTKYQVQIATANMTLLVNDVELSIPQGTPATYLAELIGALS; this is translated from the coding sequence ATGGGAAAACGACACACTAAACAAGAATGGCAAACGCTTATCGAACAATCTGAATCGAGTTCATTGTCAACGATCGCATTCTGTAAGCTCAATGAACTCAATCCCTCAACGTTTTATGCTAAGCGCCAACAACTCAAAAAAGCGGATGTATCTCAAGGCTTTGTCCGAGCAGAGGTCGTCGAAAAGACAACGAAATACCAAGTTCAAATAGCAACCGCTAACATGACCCTTCTCGTCAATGATGTTGAGCTGAGTATTCCTCAAGGCACGCCTGCAACCTACCTAGCAGAGCTCATCGGGGCGCTGTCATGA
- the tnpB gene encoding IS66 family insertion sequence element accessory protein TnpB (TnpB, as the term is used for proteins encoded by IS66 family insertion elements, is considered an accessory protein, since TnpC, encoded by a neighboring gene, is a DDE family transposase.) yields the protein MKRMLSAPDIYLYRESVDFRKSINGLAAIIESDTDLPLGSGALFLFTNKQRDKIKVLYWDKTGFALWYKRLEKAKYKWPSKEKNQVFTLTQFELDRLLSGFTIIGHKPVTINDFTMT from the coding sequence ATGAAACGCATGCTGAGCGCACCAGACATTTATCTGTATCGTGAGAGCGTCGATTTTAGAAAGTCCATCAATGGCCTCGCTGCAATTATCGAAAGTGACACCGATTTACCCTTGGGGAGTGGCGCACTGTTCCTGTTCACCAACAAACAGCGCGACAAAATCAAAGTGTTGTACTGGGATAAAACAGGCTTCGCCCTGTGGTATAAGCGCCTCGAAAAAGCCAAGTACAAGTGGCCATCAAAAGAGAAAAATCAGGTATTTACCTTGACTCAATTTGAGCTTGATAGGCTGCTTTCTGGCTTCACAATTATCGGCCATAAACCTGTCACAATAAACGATTTTACAATGACTTAA
- the tnpC gene encoding IS66 family transposase produces MKKTLNIDPESQDIAELQAMVKALMLSNKQKESQWQQERQSLLEQLKLAFDRQFAKRSEALKPYDESQGDLFNEVECEAAKEEEVEVTTTTITKKRGKRKPLPTTLPREVIELDLDDHEKQCSCCNHNLHKIGEDRSEKLEFTPAVLKVLEYVRPKYACRECEKTKDNSRIVQKPAPQSLIPKSFATESLLANIILGKYQYAMPLYRQESLFNQSGIELSRTTMARWIIQVSEKFEPLYEALKDHLLQQVVVQADETPLNVLKEEKQCYMWLYCSGADSPEAALPNMKNIALYDYQNSRARVCPIAFLGSYNGYLQTDGYAAYDGLHQVTNVGCLAHARRKFMDAKKLQGKGKSGKADKALAKIQKLYGIESRLKGASVEERKAERQAYAKPILDELYEWMTTQKVIGSSALGKAIKYTLGQWPKLIRYIDDGHLSIDNNRAERAIKPLVIGRKNWLFSDAPNGAGSSAMLYSIVETAKANGLILYDYLVKCMKELAKAEPDIDALLPWNFKH; encoded by the coding sequence ATGAAAAAGACACTAAATATCGACCCAGAAAGTCAAGATATTGCCGAGCTACAAGCGATGGTGAAAGCACTGATGCTCTCGAATAAGCAGAAGGAATCACAATGGCAACAAGAGCGTCAATCGCTGCTTGAACAACTCAAGCTTGCCTTCGACCGTCAATTCGCGAAACGCTCGGAGGCGTTAAAGCCTTACGATGAATCTCAAGGAGATCTCTTCAACGAAGTGGAATGTGAAGCCGCTAAGGAAGAAGAGGTTGAGGTCACGACCACGACCATAACGAAGAAGCGTGGTAAACGTAAACCACTTCCAACGACCTTGCCTCGAGAGGTTATCGAACTCGATTTAGACGACCATGAAAAGCAGTGTTCATGCTGCAATCATAACCTACATAAAATCGGCGAAGACCGCAGTGAGAAATTAGAGTTCACACCAGCAGTGCTTAAAGTGCTGGAATATGTCCGCCCTAAATATGCGTGCCGCGAGTGCGAGAAAACAAAAGACAATAGCCGCATCGTTCAAAAGCCAGCCCCGCAGAGTCTTATCCCTAAGAGCTTCGCGACAGAAAGCTTGCTTGCCAATATCATTCTGGGTAAATACCAATACGCGATGCCACTTTATCGGCAAGAGTCGCTGTTTAATCAGTCGGGTATCGAGCTATCACGCACCACCATGGCAAGGTGGATTATCCAAGTCAGTGAGAAGTTCGAACCTTTATATGAAGCGCTGAAAGACCATCTTCTTCAACAAGTAGTGGTTCAAGCGGATGAAACGCCGCTTAATGTGCTCAAAGAAGAGAAACAGTGTTACATGTGGCTCTACTGCTCGGGCGCCGACTCACCCGAAGCCGCACTACCGAATATGAAAAATATCGCCTTGTACGACTACCAAAACAGTCGAGCGAGGGTGTGCCCTATTGCCTTTTTAGGCAGCTACAACGGTTATCTACAAACCGATGGCTACGCGGCTTATGATGGACTTCATCAAGTGACAAATGTGGGGTGCTTAGCTCATGCTCGGCGAAAGTTCATGGACGCTAAGAAGCTTCAAGGCAAAGGTAAGTCGGGCAAGGCCGATAAGGCGCTGGCTAAAATCCAAAAACTCTACGGGATAGAATCACGTTTAAAAGGTGCGTCTGTCGAAGAAAGAAAAGCAGAGCGTCAAGCGTATGCCAAACCGATACTGGATGAACTTTACGAATGGATGACGACCCAGAAAGTGATAGGCTCTAGTGCACTAGGTAAAGCGATAAAATATACGCTCGGACAATGGCCAAAGCTCATTCGTTATATCGACGATGGTCACTTATCTATCGATAATAATCGCGCTGAACGCGCAATTAAACCGCTGGTCATTGGCAGAAAAAATTGGTTGTTCTCTGACGCACCAAACGGTGCTGGTTCGAGCGCGATGCTTTACAGCATCGTCGAGACCGCGAAAGCCAACGGACTTATCCTCTACGACTATCTGGTCAAGTGCATGAAAGAGTTGGCGAAAGCAGAGCCTGATATCGACGCACTCCTACCTTGGAACTTCAAACATTAG
- a CDS encoding manganese-dependent inorganic pyrophosphatase, giving the protein MKLTPVVTAVIMSFSSASFAFSLQQSANENSEDLVWTGHLSPDSDTVMSAMLAAHIYGGTATVPEPINPESTFILNYCNAESPRVESDYSSYRVGQVDFNQVTQLAPTIDQSSIVAVVDHHAIGGSPINTPQIVEMDIRGWGSADNAEKLDVTLPKHLACVGLGAILSDTVVFQSSTTTEHDREYAEKLAKIAGIPDVEDFGQQMLIAKSDLSHLTSETILTLDYKNFKYGGKQVGIGVAETLTAQQLIDRKDELLAAMKSYKEENGLDHLFFSITDTKNKEANLLWVDESDYQVIKSAFNAEPTSDMLTLEGVTSRKRQIGPAVQNAIESL; this is encoded by the coding sequence GTGAAGCTAACACCTGTCGTTACCGCCGTAATCATGTCTTTCAGTTCAGCAAGTTTTGCTTTTAGCTTGCAACAATCAGCCAATGAAAACAGTGAAGATCTCGTATGGACGGGGCACCTTAGCCCAGATAGCGACACGGTAATGTCTGCAATGCTCGCGGCTCATATCTATGGTGGTACAGCGACAGTGCCTGAGCCAATCAACCCTGAATCAACGTTTATCTTGAACTACTGTAATGCAGAATCACCACGAGTAGAGTCAGATTACTCTTCATACCGAGTAGGGCAGGTGGACTTTAACCAAGTGACTCAATTAGCGCCAACCATCGATCAATCATCTATTGTTGCTGTGGTCGATCACCATGCGATTGGTGGCTCACCGATTAATACGCCACAAATTGTCGAGATGGATATTCGAGGTTGGGGTTCGGCTGACAACGCTGAAAAGCTTGATGTGACCTTACCTAAACACCTTGCTTGTGTCGGCTTAGGCGCGATTCTTTCTGATACTGTGGTATTCCAATCATCAACCACCACTGAACACGATCGTGAATACGCAGAGAAACTGGCAAAAATTGCAGGTATTCCTGATGTCGAAGATTTCGGACAACAGATGTTGATTGCTAAATCGGATCTCAGCCATCTTACTTCTGAAACCATTCTGACGCTGGATTACAAAAACTTTAAATACGGTGGCAAACAGGTGGGCATCGGCGTTGCTGAAACACTAACCGCTCAACAACTGATTGACCGCAAAGACGAGCTTTTGGCGGCTATGAAGTCTTATAAAGAAGAGAACGGCTTAGACCACCTGTTCTTCTCAATCACAGACACCAAGAACAAAGAAGCTAACCTATTGTGGGTAGACGAAAGCGATTATCAAGTCATCAAATCGGCTTTCAACGCTGAACCAACAAGCGATATGTTAACTTTGGAAGGCGTCACTTCACGTAAGCGCCAGATTGGCCCTGCGGTTCAAAATGCAATTGAAAGCTTGTAA